In the genome of Solibacillus silvestris, one region contains:
- a CDS encoding excinuclease ABC subunit B (The UvrABC repair system catalyzes the recognition and processing of DNA lesions. The beta-hairpin of the Uvr-B subunit is inserted between the strands, where it probes for the presence of a lesion), with product MTETFTIKSAYQPAGDQPEAIKQLVQGVKEGKRHQTLLGATGTGKTFTISNVIKEVNKPTLVMAHNKTLAGQLYSEFKEFFPDNAVEYFVSYYDYFQPEAYVPQTDTYIEKDSSINEEIDKLRHSATTALFERKDVIIIASVSCIYGLGNPEEYREMVVSIRTGMEIERNQLLRKLVDIQYERNDINFTRGTFRVRGDVVEIFPASRDEHCIRIEFFGDEVDRIREVDALTGEILGDRQHVAIFPASHFVTREEKMKIAIENIEKELEERLAVLRSEDRLLEAQRLEQRTNYDLEMMKEMGFCSGIENYSRHLTLREAGATPYTLLDYFPEDFLLVVDESHVTLPQVRGMYNGDQARKGVLVEHGFRLPSALDNRPLMFDEFQSKVSQAIYVSATPGPYELEHTPEMVEQIIRPTGLLDPTIDIRPIEGQIDDLIDEIHERIRRNERTLVTTLTKKMSEDLSSYLKEMGLKVEYLHSEIKTLERIEIIRELRKGTYDVLIGINLLREGLDIPEVSLVAILDADKEGFLRSERSLIQTIGRAARNSNGHVIMYANNMTDSMTKAISETKRRRETQMAYNEEHGITPKTIIKKIPDIIRATQAAEQEETYITKVTGGKKLTKKELEKLVATLQVEMKEAAKALDFERAAELRDMIFELKAEG from the coding sequence ATGACAGAAACTTTTACAATAAAGTCCGCCTATCAGCCTGCCGGGGATCAGCCGGAAGCGATTAAACAGCTCGTACAAGGTGTTAAAGAAGGCAAGCGTCACCAGACATTGCTAGGGGCGACAGGTACGGGTAAAACATTTACGATTTCCAATGTAATTAAAGAAGTGAATAAGCCGACGCTTGTGATGGCACACAATAAAACACTGGCCGGCCAATTATATAGTGAGTTTAAAGAATTTTTCCCGGACAATGCGGTTGAATATTTCGTCAGCTACTATGACTATTTCCAGCCGGAAGCGTATGTACCGCAAACCGATACGTACATTGAAAAGGATTCAAGTATTAATGAAGAAATCGATAAATTGCGCCACTCGGCAACGACTGCGTTATTTGAACGGAAAGACGTCATTATTATCGCATCTGTATCGTGTATTTACGGTCTCGGTAATCCGGAAGAATATCGTGAAATGGTCGTTTCCATTCGTACAGGGATGGAAATCGAGCGCAATCAGCTATTGCGGAAACTAGTCGACATTCAATATGAACGTAATGATATCAACTTTACACGCGGTACGTTCCGAGTGCGCGGGGATGTTGTCGAAATTTTCCCGGCATCACGCGATGAACACTGTATCCGAATCGAGTTTTTCGGAGATGAAGTTGACCGGATTCGTGAAGTGGATGCACTGACGGGCGAAATTTTAGGGGACCGTCAGCATGTAGCTATTTTCCCTGCATCCCACTTCGTTACCCGTGAAGAGAAAATGAAAATTGCCATTGAAAATATCGAAAAAGAGTTGGAGGAGCGACTTGCCGTCTTGCGTTCGGAAGACCGTTTACTGGAAGCGCAGCGCCTGGAGCAACGGACAAATTACGATCTGGAAATGATGAAGGAAATGGGCTTCTGCTCAGGTATCGAAAACTATTCGCGCCATTTAACATTGCGTGAAGCAGGTGCGACGCCGTATACATTACTCGATTATTTCCCGGAAGACTTTTTGCTTGTCGTTGATGAGAGCCATGTTACATTACCGCAAGTACGTGGTATGTATAATGGAGACCAGGCTCGTAAAGGGGTATTGGTCGAGCATGGCTTCCGTCTGCCGTCCGCGCTCGATAACCGTCCGCTCATGTTTGACGAATTTCAATCGAAAGTAAGCCAGGCAATTTATGTATCGGCAACACCAGGTCCATACGAACTAGAGCATACACCGGAAATGGTGGAACAGATTATTCGTCCGACAGGGCTGCTTGATCCGACGATTGATATCCGTCCGATTGAAGGGCAAATTGATGATCTGATCGATGAAATTCATGAGCGAATCCGTCGTAATGAACGGACACTCGTCACGACATTGACGAAGAAAATGTCCGAAGATTTGTCGAGCTATTTAAAAGAAATGGGCTTGAAAGTCGAATACTTGCACTCGGAAATCAAAACGCTGGAACGGATCGAAATTATCCGGGAACTTCGTAAAGGGACGTATGATGTGCTGATTGGTATTAACTTATTAAGGGAAGGTCTTGATATTCCTGAAGTATCTCTTGTCGCAATTTTGGATGCGGACAAGGAAGGGTTCCTCCGTTCGGAACGTTCGCTTATTCAAACTATCGGACGTGCTGCGCGTAACTCGAACGGTCATGTCATTATGTATGCCAATAATATGACGGATTCAATGACAAAGGCGATCAGTGAAACAAAGCGCCGTCGTGAAACCCAAATGGCTTACAATGAAGAACATGGTATTACACCGAAAACAATCATTAAAAAGATTCCTGATATTATCCGTGCAACACAAGCTGCGGAACAGGAAGAAACATATATTACAAAAGTGACAGGCGGTAAAAAGCTGACGAAAAAAGAGCTGGAGAAGCTTGTTGCGACATTGCAAGTTGAAATGAAAGAAGCCGCAAAAGCGCTGGACTTTGAACGCGCGGCTGAACTACGTGACATGATATTTGAATTGAAAGCAGAAGGGTGA
- a CDS encoding IDEAL domain protein: MDKYYSYTDFLKAVSQQSTEHHAEKLLNEIYLDLFISRLQRMQRIEQLKLLIDTSLDQKNEQAFYSYTTELKELLETVS, encoded by the coding sequence ATGGATAAATATTATTCGTATACAGACTTTTTAAAAGCGGTTAGTCAGCAGTCCACTGAACATCATGCAGAGAAGCTATTGAATGAAATTTATTTAGATTTATTTATTAGTCGGTTGCAGCGGATGCAACGTATTGAACAATTAAAGTTACTTATCGATACATCGTTAGATCAAAAGAACGAACAAGCATTTTACAGCTATACTACAGAGTTAAAAGAGTTATTGGAAACTGTTTCGTAA
- a CDS encoding competence transcription factor, with translation MISNLTRNSNYIISNSTFCLKSYQHRDKIHTTILDKYGKSTSPYKPLKIIRDTCRLHGSSYDASKYQARGFFGENKHKLPIMVAYDFGDPCILFPLFSPYSPQNIWISLNPIINISEDGDKTLVTFVDNTEISLDINMKSFNQQYVRAAMYYKYLLLQRNSIL, from the coding sequence ATGATCAGTAATTTAACACGAAATTCCAATTACATTATTTCTAATTCCACCTTTTGTTTGAAGTCCTATCAGCATCGAGATAAAATTCACACTACCATATTGGACAAGTACGGCAAATCTACCTCTCCGTATAAGCCTCTAAAAATTATTCGCGATACATGTCGTCTGCATGGAAGTTCCTATGATGCTAGCAAATATCAGGCGAGGGGATTTTTCGGAGAGAATAAACATAAATTGCCGATCATGGTGGCCTATGATTTCGGGGACCCGTGCATTTTATTCCCGCTGTTTTCGCCGTATTCACCTCAAAATATTTGGATATCCTTGAATCCTATTATTAATATTAGTGAAGACGGGGATAAAACGCTCGTAACTTTTGTGGATAATACTGAAATTAGTCTGGACATCAATATGAAATCATTCAACCAGCAATATGTACGCGCTGCGATGTACTATAAATATCTGCTTTTACAGCGCAATAGTATCTTATAA